In the genome of Candidatus Nanopelagicales bacterium, one region contains:
- a CDS encoding (deoxy)nucleoside triphosphate pyrophosphohydrolase — MTGDGVRDTHVLPDGRRLVVAGAVVRDGRLLAARRTAPPELAGGWELPGGKVEPGEEPEAALARELREELGVTADVGKRVGGPFPLADHLALVVYEVRLAPDAEPVPLLDHDAVRWLTVAELNDVGWLPGDLPAVSAVAGLLR, encoded by the coding sequence GTGACCGGGGACGGGGTACGCGACACGCACGTCCTGCCGGACGGCCGTCGGCTGGTCGTCGCAGGGGCGGTGGTGCGTGACGGTCGACTGCTCGCCGCGCGGCGGACGGCGCCGCCCGAGCTCGCAGGCGGCTGGGAGCTGCCCGGCGGCAAGGTGGAACCCGGCGAGGAGCCGGAGGCGGCGCTGGCCCGCGAGCTGCGCGAGGAGCTGGGTGTCACCGCCGACGTGGGGAAGCGGGTCGGCGGACCGTTCCCGCTCGCCGACCACCTGGCCCTGGTGGTGTACGAGGTGCGGCTGGCGCCCGACGCCGAGCCGGTGCCCCTGCTCGACCACGACGCCGTCCGGTGGCTGACGGTGGCGGAGCTGAACGACGTCGGCTGGCTGCCGGGCGACCTGCCGGCGGTGAGCGCGGTGGCGGGTCTGCTCCGGTAG
- a CDS encoding MarR family transcriptional regulator, giving the protein MVSPGRDVPADDSPESWTLSRLLVTATRLVEHGIAEELRPYGLTHAGFGVLAMVHPGPLSQREIAHRARVEEQTVSRTVERLERLDLVRRSRDPHDRRRVLVEPTAAGRRAFRAATRHDRAEELLAELPDPEGFRAQLATLVRRLGGEDAVPLPDEH; this is encoded by the coding sequence GTGGTCTCACCCGGTCGCGATGTCCCCGCCGACGACTCCCCCGAGTCGTGGACGCTGAGCCGGCTGCTGGTGACCGCGACCCGGCTGGTGGAGCACGGGATCGCCGAGGAGCTCCGACCGTACGGACTGACCCATGCGGGCTTCGGAGTGCTCGCGATGGTGCATCCGGGACCACTCAGCCAGCGGGAGATCGCCCACCGCGCCCGCGTGGAGGAGCAGACGGTCAGCCGCACCGTCGAGCGGCTGGAGCGCCTCGACCTGGTCCGCCGGTCCCGTGACCCGCACGACCGACGGCGGGTACTGGTCGAGCCGACCGCTGCCGGCCGACGGGCGTTCCGGGCCGCGACCCGGCACGACCGCGCCGAGGAGTTGCTGGCCGAGCTGCCCGACCCGGAAGGGTTCCGGGCCCAGCTGGCGACGCTGGTCCGTCGCCTCGGCGGCGAGGACGCCGTGCCGCTCCCGGACGAGCACTGA